A genomic stretch from Photobacterium atrarenae includes:
- a CDS encoding ATP-binding protein, protein MLKAFSVLWLAVFMPTLFLILPTGLSPISLINAYVEENYYEETYRGTFYLLKQHLQSVPQAQWPDAISALSDTFGYSLQLQPVEDVTLDSDQKDKLLAGAYVLSTTDHSALLHRVEESPWVISLGLNQSLEEHVRRNSRGTFHLLAQAMQTIPVSDWTQYLQSVNQQVPYTLLLQTDDELKLSATETTLLNNAQPVVRQQPDGQMTLYYRLNAPYVLQADQVDGQYPFGHYYGLLLITFVIFISAAMFLWVYPLWRDLNRLAVTANDFGEGRLEKRAKVSRSSTVEKLGRSFNQMADSIEEMILGQREMTNAIAHDLRTPLYRLRFAFEMLGSEETTTAQKDKYENVIRASIDDLDHLINQTLVLSRYSRITDVSQFRECELARLIEKELDHFRDEHAGLVIEYRCCDDLREMTAVVDSRAMVRALNNLLSNAGRFARTTIRVTLSSREDQFSLIVEDDGCGLPESAWGKIFEPFAQENNAPRERNSGHGLGLAIVQQIANWHKGHVSIQHSTLGGARFDISWPKQSRQSVPETA, encoded by the coding sequence ATGTTGAAAGCGTTTTCGGTCTTATGGCTTGCCGTCTTTATGCCGACTTTGTTTTTAATCCTGCCGACGGGGTTGAGTCCCATTAGCCTGATTAACGCCTATGTTGAAGAGAACTATTACGAAGAAACCTATCGCGGCACCTTTTACTTATTGAAGCAACATCTTCAGTCCGTTCCTCAGGCGCAGTGGCCTGATGCGATCTCAGCGCTGTCGGATACGTTCGGGTATTCTCTTCAATTACAGCCCGTTGAAGACGTGACGCTCGATTCGGATCAGAAAGATAAATTACTGGCTGGTGCCTATGTGCTTTCCACTACAGATCACAGCGCCTTGCTGCACCGGGTTGAGGAGAGTCCGTGGGTGATTTCCCTGGGACTCAATCAGTCTCTGGAAGAACATGTTCGCCGGAACAGTCGCGGTACCTTTCATCTTCTCGCGCAGGCCATGCAGACAATCCCTGTGTCGGACTGGACTCAGTATCTTCAGTCGGTCAATCAGCAGGTTCCGTACACCTTGCTGTTACAGACAGACGACGAGCTGAAACTATCGGCAACAGAAACCACCCTGTTAAACAACGCCCAGCCGGTAGTCCGGCAACAGCCCGATGGCCAGATGACGCTGTATTACCGGCTCAATGCACCCTACGTATTACAAGCGGATCAGGTTGATGGACAGTACCCCTTCGGGCACTACTATGGACTCCTGTTGATCACTTTCGTGATTTTCATTTCCGCCGCGATGTTTTTGTGGGTGTACCCCTTATGGCGCGATCTGAATCGTCTGGCTGTAACGGCGAATGATTTCGGGGAAGGGCGGCTGGAAAAGCGGGCTAAGGTTTCACGCTCTTCAACGGTTGAGAAGCTCGGACGATCGTTCAATCAAATGGCGGATAGCATTGAAGAAATGATCCTCGGCCAGCGAGAGATGACCAATGCGATTGCCCATGATTTACGCACGCCGCTCTATCGATTGCGTTTTGCTTTCGAGATGTTGGGGAGTGAAGAAACCACTACGGCGCAGAAAGATAAATATGAAAATGTGATTCGGGCCAGTATCGATGACTTGGATCACCTGATTAATCAGACGCTGGTGCTATCACGATACAGTCGGATCACCGATGTCAGCCAGTTTCGCGAGTGTGAATTAGCCCGGCTGATTGAAAAGGAGCTGGATCATTTCCGGGATGAGCATGCAGGCCTGGTGATTGAATACCGCTGCTGTGACGACCTCAGGGAGATGACAGCGGTGGTTGATAGCCGGGCGATGGTCCGTGCATTGAACAACCTACTCTCCAATGCAGGGCGGTTTGCCCGCACGACGATTCGGGTCACGCTGTCTAGTCGCGAGGATCAATTTTCACTGATCGTCGAGGATGATGGCTGTGGTCTTCCGGAAAGCGCCTGGGGCAAAATATTCGAGCCGTTCGCTCAGGAAAATAACGCCCCACGAGAGCGAAACAGCGGGCACGGCTTAGGGTTGGCCATTGTTCAGCAAATTGCGAACTGGCATAAGGGACATGTCTCGATTCAGCACTCAACACTCGGTGGAGCGCGGTTTGACATCTCCTGGCCGAAACAGTCTCGACAATCTGTCCCGGAGACTGCCTGA
- a CDS encoding winged helix-turn-helix domain-containing protein: MMGEASGAVVNKRIMLVEDDSDLAVLIQEFLERYEFAVSVVNDGQAAVTRIIDEQPDLVILDIMLPGLSGMEVCRQVRQQYDGYILMQTALDDDIDQMLGLELGADDYVIKQVQPRLLLSRIRALLRRATPTQDVPPEPNSFDYQFGALSIDLTRRSVLLDSQPVDLTTAEFELLCLLAKHSGEVVTREEIVQQLRGLAYDGLDRSIDRRISRLRKALNDDTKEQAQVIKTVRGKGYQLCIR; the protein is encoded by the coding sequence ATGATGGGTGAGGCGTCAGGCGCAGTGGTGAACAAGCGGATCATGCTGGTTGAAGATGATAGCGATTTAGCTGTGTTGATCCAGGAGTTTCTGGAGCGCTATGAGTTTGCGGTTTCGGTGGTCAATGATGGCCAAGCCGCGGTAACGCGCATTATTGATGAACAACCTGATTTAGTGATTCTGGACATTATGCTGCCGGGTCTCAGCGGGATGGAAGTCTGCCGCCAGGTCCGGCAGCAATATGACGGTTACATCTTAATGCAAACCGCTCTGGATGATGATATCGATCAGATGTTGGGGTTAGAGCTTGGTGCCGATGACTATGTCATTAAACAGGTACAGCCGCGCTTATTGCTCTCTAGGATCCGGGCGTTGTTGCGCCGGGCTACACCAACGCAAGATGTGCCACCGGAACCAAATTCATTTGATTATCAATTTGGGGCGCTCTCAATTGATCTGACCCGACGTAGCGTGTTGCTTGATTCACAGCCGGTGGATCTCACGACGGCTGAATTTGAACTCCTGTGTTTACTTGCAAAGCACAGCGGTGAAGTGGTCACCCGGGAAGAAATTGTTCAACAACTCAGGGGATTGGCATACGATGGACTCGATCGCTCAATCGATCGTCGTATCTCCCGGTTACGTAAAGCACTGAATGATGACACCAAAGAGCAGGCTCAGGTGATTAAAACGGTGCGCGGGAAAGGGTATCAGCTCTGTATCCGTTAA
- a CDS encoding MFS transporter, with amino-acid sequence MLNQLWQSLALYRGLPGNIYIIAVARFILGLGNFIIPFLLLLLTEKLDYSATLAGTLAMGLMALFVFGGLCGGKLSDSLGHKKIMVWGELAGAVILIACGFYSDDAQLVPLFLFVAYFFFGVALPASNALVADLSTPTNRDAVMSLSYLAFNLGSAAGPLVAGYLFWNFTAWIFWGNGIAALVGIALVMFFIRTDERDGVSEGEAHSALEQAVEGSVWQVLKQRPRLLVFTGLCALLWVALNQMTMTSPLYLNHIFGIDGPVLFGQLMTYACILVVVITPLLMRLTSNQAEIVSLAYAGMMFAAGYALVMVLPTIPIHFFAWFFLSAAEVLLVTKEGVYLANHSPKSHRGRIQGVLTTMKNLIVLPSFTLMGLMIDHWGFENSWLVVIGVSVGAATCLAGMVQYQNRTGVLAQTT; translated from the coding sequence ATGCTCAATCAATTATGGCAATCACTCGCGTTGTACCGTGGGTTACCGGGTAACATCTATATCATCGCTGTGGCCCGCTTTATCCTGGGCTTAGGCAATTTTATTATTCCTTTCTTACTGCTCCTGTTGACGGAAAAGCTGGATTATTCCGCGACGCTTGCCGGAACCCTGGCGATGGGTTTGATGGCACTCTTTGTCTTTGGTGGCCTTTGTGGCGGCAAACTATCTGACAGCTTGGGCCATAAAAAGATCATGGTCTGGGGGGAGCTGGCGGGAGCGGTGATCCTGATTGCCTGCGGATTTTACAGTGACGACGCCCAACTGGTCCCGCTGTTCTTGTTTGTTGCCTATTTCTTCTTCGGGGTGGCCCTCCCGGCCAGTAATGCCCTGGTTGCCGATCTGTCGACGCCAACCAACCGCGATGCGGTGATGTCGCTGAGTTACCTCGCATTTAACCTGGGATCAGCCGCGGGGCCGCTGGTGGCCGGGTACCTGTTCTGGAACTTTACCGCCTGGATCTTCTGGGGCAATGGCATTGCCGCTCTGGTGGGGATTGCATTGGTGATGTTTTTCATTCGGACCGACGAACGTGATGGTGTTTCAGAGGGTGAGGCACATTCAGCGCTGGAGCAGGCTGTTGAAGGCTCGGTCTGGCAGGTGCTCAAGCAGCGTCCCAGATTGCTGGTCTTTACCGGATTATGTGCCTTGCTGTGGGTTGCCCTGAACCAGATGACAATGACCAGCCCGCTGTACCTGAATCATATCTTCGGTATCGATGGCCCGGTGTTGTTTGGCCAGTTGATGACTTATGCCTGTATTCTGGTGGTGGTGATCACCCCGCTATTAATGCGACTGACGTCTAATCAGGCCGAGATTGTCAGCCTGGCGTATGCGGGGATGATGTTTGCGGCGGGTTACGCGCTGGTGATGGTACTGCCCACGATCCCGATCCATTTCTTTGCCTGGTTTTTCCTCTCAGCTGCTGAAGTGTTACTGGTGACCAAAGAAGGCGTCTACCTAGCTAACCATTCGCCCAAAAGCCATCGCGGCCGGATCCAGGGGGTCTTAACCACCATGAAAAACCTGATTGTCCTGCCCAGCTTTACCCTGATGGGGCTGATGATTGATCATTGGGGGTTTGAGAATTCCTGGCTGGTGGTGATTGGTGTGTCTGTCGGGGCCGCTACCTGTTTGGCGGGGATGGTGCAGTACCAGAATCGGACCGGGGTGCTGGCACAGACGACATAG
- a CDS encoding DJ-1/PfpI family protein, producing MYQIAIVLFDEFTDVDFFLMRDVFGRSDRDWQVRVLGTKASHISTLGIEVQTDGHISQANMADAVLFVSGYKGVPAVLEDPDFMGAFHLNPEKQLIGSICAGSFILYRLGLLEGRKLTTHPDAKPRLEDMGATVEDKALVVDGNIATAGGCLSSMYLTGWIAERLCGEVKRREIHRQLLPAGQAEMFDELISSSIQSAIVS from the coding sequence ATGTACCAAATTGCAATTGTTTTGTTTGATGAATTTACCGATGTCGATTTCTTTTTAATGCGGGATGTTTTCGGTCGCTCCGATAGGGACTGGCAGGTGCGTGTGCTGGGAACCAAAGCAAGCCACATATCGACACTCGGTATCGAAGTTCAAACGGATGGTCATATTTCGCAAGCCAACATGGCTGACGCCGTGTTGTTTGTCAGTGGTTATAAGGGCGTTCCGGCGGTACTTGAGGATCCCGATTTCATGGGGGCTTTTCACCTGAATCCGGAAAAGCAACTGATTGGGTCGATTTGTGCCGGTTCATTTATCCTCTACCGGCTTGGGTTGCTTGAAGGACGGAAGCTGACTACGCATCCGGATGCCAAACCAAGATTGGAAGATATGGGTGCCACGGTTGAGGACAAGGCGCTGGTTGTTGACGGCAATATCGCGACCGCAGGTGGCTGCCTGTCGAGTATGTATCTCACCGGCTGGATCGCAGAGCGCCTTTGTGGAGAGGTGAAACGGCGTGAAATCCACCGACAATTACTTCCAGCAGGCCAGGCCGAGATGTTTGATGAGCTCATCTCATCGAGTATTCAGTCTGCGATTGTCAGCTGA
- a CDS encoding GNAT family N-acetyltransferase: MVDIEFCSISKTELPLTFEVFKAAMKPVIEEALGWDEAFQQHYFTSRLQPSWFYWVVFQGERVGLVCYKHTEQSVHLHLLAVFESWQRQGLGVTITNQLQQEAQRAGKPLTLSCFKNNAPAVALYRKLGFAVASQDAHFFDFIRHVGE; this comes from the coding sequence GTGGTGGACATAGAATTCTGCAGTATCAGTAAAACAGAGCTGCCATTGACTTTTGAGGTCTTCAAAGCCGCGATGAAGCCGGTGATTGAGGAAGCTTTGGGCTGGGACGAGGCATTTCAGCAACATTACTTTACGTCCCGGTTGCAGCCGTCATGGTTTTACTGGGTGGTGTTTCAGGGAGAACGCGTCGGGCTTGTCTGTTATAAGCACACCGAGCAAAGCGTTCACCTTCACCTGCTGGCGGTCTTTGAGTCGTGGCAGAGGCAAGGGCTCGGCGTGACGATCACAAACCAGCTTCAACAGGAAGCGCAGCGTGCAGGGAAACCGCTTACCCTCAGCTGCTTTAAAAATAATGCGCCGGCAGTAGCGCTGTATCGCAAGCTGGGATTTGCTGTGGCTTCGCAAGATGCGCATTTTTTCGACTTCATTCGTCACGTCGGTGAATAA
- a CDS encoding GNAT family N-acetyltransferase has translation MIRIEAMKPHHLDEVIQLSVSDEQLPFVGTIDEILVNIDSVVHPHVILSDDHVVGFFLVDTTYANNYEFAESGSLGLRGYLIDQQYQGQGFGKSAVQQLSGFLAQAYPQFRQMYLTVNCKNPGAKHCYLSGGFEDTGSLYHGGAAGPQHIMKLMFAP, from the coding sequence GTGATTCGTATTGAAGCAATGAAGCCTCATCATTTGGATGAGGTGATCCAATTAAGCGTGTCGGATGAGCAACTGCCATTTGTTGGCACTATCGATGAAATTCTGGTCAACATTGATAGCGTCGTTCATCCCCATGTGATTTTGTCAGACGATCATGTTGTCGGTTTCTTCCTGGTTGATACCACGTATGCCAACAACTATGAATTTGCTGAGTCTGGCAGTCTTGGCTTAAGAGGTTACTTGATTGATCAGCAATATCAGGGCCAGGGCTTCGGAAAATCAGCCGTGCAGCAACTCAGTGGTTTCCTAGCACAGGCTTATCCTCAGTTCCGGCAAATGTACCTCACGGTCAATTGTAAAAACCCCGGCGCAAAGCACTGTTATTTAAGTGGCGGTTTTGAAGATACCGGCTCTTTATATCATGGCGGGGCAGCCGGGCCGCAACATATTATGAAGCTCATGTTTGCGCCATAG
- a CDS encoding ethanolamine utilization protein EutQ, producing MKQVKVIDSQSLEFNVRGDTPGMAYVARALSPEVSPNLGVGFAKWEGAEVAWTVLYDEVVFVIEGCFELTANGKTHKVYPGQMLWIPEGTELIYGGHALFGYVVHPGNWKELHGIQ from the coding sequence ATGAAGCAAGTGAAAGTGATCGACAGTCAGTCGCTTGAGTTTAACGTCCGCGGTGACACGCCGGGCATGGCCTACGTAGCCCGGGCGCTGAGCCCGGAAGTCTCTCCCAATCTCGGGGTTGGCTTTGCCAAATGGGAAGGCGCCGAAGTCGCCTGGACGGTCCTCTATGACGAAGTGGTCTTCGTGATTGAAGGCTGCTTTGAGCTGACCGCCAACGGGAAAACGCACAAGGTGTATCCGGGGCAGATGCTGTGGATCCCGGAAGGAACCGAGCTGATCTACGGCGGTCATGCGCTGTTTGGTTATGTGGTCCATCCGGGCAACTGGAAAGAGCTCCACGGCATTCAGTAA
- a CDS encoding NAD(P)/FAD-dependent oxidoreductase, producing the protein MIHLPNDDNTCGWYQALPDAPAKAQLQGEEHADYVVLGAGFAGLAMARRLAVLSPESRILLIDAQRIGQGASGRNSGFVIDLPHKFALEHPDPAHKQKLLSLNRSAIAQLSRLVKQHDIDCQWSAVGKYQGAVGARGEAYLDHFEHLMTDLGEPFEHVGGAELAKVLGTNYYSRAIYTPGGYLMQPAALVRGLGESLPENVTIFENSPIRSLRKAGGNWVLQGDHGVVKTPELLLGTSIFTREFDYLKNRLLPVMTFASWTRPLADAEMQRYGGQLNWGLTPADHAGTTLRMTADRRILIRNTYKHVPKYGASISDAMRQQIQDDHRQVFLARYPALTEVPFTHTWGGVYAISRNFTNFFGQLDDGVYASACDNGVGAAWGTISGTLLADYVMGASSTALTDIRQVTGMPSLNPPEPLLGLGVRSRIQLAKWQSRSEL; encoded by the coding sequence ATGATTCACTTACCGAATGACGATAACACCTGCGGCTGGTATCAGGCCTTACCGGATGCGCCGGCCAAAGCGCAGCTTCAAGGCGAAGAGCACGCAGATTATGTGGTGCTGGGCGCCGGGTTTGCCGGACTGGCGATGGCCCGGCGACTGGCGGTACTCAGCCCGGAATCCCGGATCCTGCTGATCGATGCGCAGCGGATCGGCCAGGGGGCGTCAGGGCGTAACTCAGGTTTTGTGATCGACTTGCCGCATAAGTTTGCCCTAGAACATCCCGATCCAGCGCATAAGCAAAAGCTGTTGTCCCTGAACCGTTCGGCGATTGCGCAACTGTCCCGGCTGGTCAAACAGCACGACATTGATTGCCAGTGGTCGGCGGTCGGGAAATATCAGGGCGCGGTCGGCGCGCGCGGCGAAGCGTACCTCGATCATTTTGAGCACCTGATGACCGATCTCGGCGAGCCGTTCGAGCACGTTGGCGGCGCTGAGCTGGCTAAAGTGCTGGGCACCAATTATTACAGTCGTGCCATTTACACTCCCGGTGGTTACCTGATGCAGCCTGCGGCATTGGTGCGCGGGCTGGGCGAAAGTTTGCCTGAGAATGTAACGATCTTTGAAAACTCGCCCATACGCAGCCTTCGAAAAGCAGGCGGCAACTGGGTTTTGCAGGGCGATCACGGTGTGGTGAAAACGCCGGAGCTGCTGCTCGGTACCAGTATCTTCACCCGTGAGTTTGACTATCTGAAAAACCGCCTGCTGCCGGTGATGACTTTTGCCAGTTGGACACGACCGTTAGCGGATGCAGAAATGCAGCGTTATGGCGGGCAGCTCAACTGGGGGTTGACCCCGGCTGATCATGCCGGGACCACACTGCGGATGACGGCCGATCGGCGGATCCTGATCCGTAACACGTACAAACATGTGCCGAAATACGGTGCCAGTATCAGTGATGCTATGAGGCAACAGATCCAAGATGATCATCGTCAAGTCTTTCTGGCGCGTTATCCGGCATTGACTGAGGTGCCGTTTACCCATACCTGGGGCGGTGTCTACGCGATTTCCCGCAACTTCACCAATTTCTTTGGTCAGCTGGATGACGGGGTTTATGCCAGTGCCTGCGATAACGGAGTCGGTGCTGCGTGGGGCACCATTTCGGGCACCTTACTGGCAGATTATGTGATGGGGGCATCTTCCACCGCGCTGACAGATATCCGCCAGGTGACGGGGATGCCGAGCCTCAATCCGCCCGAGCCCTTACTGGGGCTGGGCGTGCGAAGTCGAATTCAGTTAGCCAAATGGCAGAGTCGGAGTGAATTATGA
- a CDS encoding FAD-dependent oxidoreductase produces MKKWLCIICGLIYDEAKGWPSDGIAPGTAWEDVPDDWLCPDCLVGKADFEMIEITEDDAESMTDAVAVSNTSDSSAIPAEQPTPQEVGQSAFAVEPIVIIGSGHSGYQLAAALRAQSADVSITVFTADDGALYSKPALSNALAMGKDGDGLQSESALAWEQRLNIRVYPHTRVEQIDRDNRMLHTSIGTYAYSRLVLATGASPIEIPIAGDRTGVVSVNDLVDYRRFRQQLEGKQRIAILGDGLIGCEFANDLIASGFEVAVIGLGQWPMERLIPQQLGEALQSALSAQGVTWALQDSIASIEPASVNPASGYSLQLTSGKQIEADLVLSAVGLKPNVALAAQSGLDVGRGITVNQYGQTSDAHIFSLGDCVETTQGWQPYIAPINQMIPSLVESLLGHLAPVTLSPTPVLVKTPIMPLSVFPVAAGAAGEWVVEQQGDDLTAAFYSPEGVMTGFALLGKQVQSLRAQWLGQLSLKQSAA; encoded by the coding sequence ATGAAAAAGTGGCTCTGTATCATTTGCGGCTTAATTTACGATGAAGCAAAAGGCTGGCCATCCGACGGCATTGCGCCGGGGACGGCCTGGGAAGATGTGCCGGATGACTGGCTCTGCCCGGATTGTCTGGTCGGGAAAGCCGATTTTGAAATGATTGAAATCACCGAAGATGATGCGGAATCAATGACGGATGCCGTCGCGGTGTCAAACACATCCGATAGCAGTGCGATCCCGGCAGAGCAGCCGACGCCGCAGGAAGTGGGTCAATCTGCGTTTGCGGTTGAGCCGATTGTGATCATTGGCAGTGGTCATAGTGGCTATCAGCTGGCAGCCGCCCTTCGGGCACAGTCGGCCGATGTGTCAATCACCGTCTTCACCGCCGATGATGGTGCCCTGTACAGTAAACCAGCATTGTCCAATGCGCTGGCGATGGGCAAAGACGGCGATGGCCTGCAAAGCGAGAGTGCGCTGGCATGGGAGCAACGGCTGAATATCCGGGTTTATCCGCATACCCGGGTGGAACAGATCGATCGTGACAATCGGATGCTGCACACCAGTATCGGCACCTACGCCTACAGCCGCCTGGTGCTGGCCACCGGGGCGTCACCGATTGAAATTCCGATTGCCGGTGATCGCACTGGGGTGGTGAGCGTCAATGATCTGGTCGATTATCGTCGTTTCCGGCAGCAGCTTGAAGGTAAGCAGCGTATTGCGATCCTCGGCGATGGCCTGATCGGCTGTGAGTTTGCCAATGATCTGATTGCAAGCGGGTTTGAGGTGGCTGTGATTGGCCTGGGCCAATGGCCGATGGAGCGCCTTATCCCGCAGCAACTCGGTGAAGCGCTGCAAAGTGCACTCAGTGCGCAAGGCGTTACCTGGGCACTGCAGGACAGCATTGCCAGCATTGAACCTGCTTCAGTCAATCCGGCATCCGGTTATAGCTTGCAGTTGACCAGCGGTAAGCAGATCGAGGCCGATCTGGTGCTCAGCGCCGTTGGCCTTAAGCCGAATGTCGCGTTGGCTGCGCAATCCGGGCTGGACGTCGGTCGCGGGATCACCGTGAACCAATACGGCCAGACCAGTGATGCGCACATCTTCTCACTGGGTGACTGTGTCGAGACCACGCAGGGTTGGCAGCCTTATATTGCGCCGATTAATCAGATGATCCCGTCGCTGGTTGAAAGTCTGCTCGGTCATCTGGCACCTGTGACCTTGTCACCAACGCCGGTGCTGGTTAAAACACCGATCATGCCGCTCTCTGTCTTCCCGGTTGCTGCCGGCGCAGCGGGTGAATGGGTGGTGGAGCAGCAAGGCGATGATCTGACGGCTGCTTTCTATTCGCCGGAAGGGGTGATGACCGGATTTGCCTTGCTTGGGAAACAGGTGCAGTCCCTGCGGGCGCAGTGGCTGGGGCAGTTATCCCTCAAACAATCTGCGGCGTAA
- a CDS encoding aldehyde dehydrogenase family protein, translated as MTHYLNYIDGQWCDADRALTVMNPGTAEPYATIAQADLADADRAMAAARRCVNEGLLSDVRPAVRTGWMLKAAAAIREMVEEGGLVACRENGKSLQDAKDEFLESARYFEYYAGMADKLEGTSIPLGKDYVDFTQYVPFGVSVQIVPWNFPVSICARSLAPALAAGNAVVIKSPEISPLAMTLLVKAIEKAGFPQGSINLLCGKGSEVGSHLVQHPEVDQIVFTGSVPTGQRILKDAAHRATPSVMELGGKSAAIALKDANLETLLKSVQVGIFFNAGQVCSAMSRLLVQQERYEEFKAAVVEMAEGLTIGQGESQPDLTPLVSEAQQARVLAMIEQARAEGANILTGGYAPEMSGYFVAPTVIEATPEMSIAQEEVFGPVLVITPFETEQQAVAIANGTEFGLVAGVFGENLSQTLRVAQQLRGGQVFINEWFAGGIETPFGGVGLSGFGREKGQEAIYSYVHTRNIAIRLQHESNE; from the coding sequence ATGACCCATTATCTCAATTATATCGACGGTCAGTGGTGCGACGCAGATCGCGCTCTCACAGTGATGAACCCAGGCACGGCGGAGCCTTATGCCACGATTGCCCAGGCTGATCTCGCTGATGCGGACCGGGCCATGGCCGCTGCGCGTCGCTGCGTGAATGAAGGGTTGCTGTCGGATGTTCGTCCGGCGGTCAGAACCGGATGGATGCTCAAGGCTGCCGCTGCAATTCGTGAAATGGTCGAAGAAGGCGGGCTGGTGGCCTGTCGTGAAAACGGCAAGTCGCTGCAGGACGCCAAAGATGAGTTTCTGGAATCCGCCCGTTACTTCGAGTACTACGCCGGAATGGCCGACAAGCTGGAAGGCACCTCAATCCCACTCGGCAAAGATTATGTTGATTTTACCCAGTACGTGCCGTTCGGGGTGTCGGTGCAGATTGTGCCGTGGAACTTCCCGGTGTCGATTTGTGCTCGCTCACTGGCTCCGGCCCTGGCGGCAGGCAATGCGGTGGTGATCAAATCCCCGGAGATCTCGCCTCTGGCGATGACGTTGCTGGTCAAAGCGATTGAAAAAGCCGGCTTCCCGCAGGGTTCGATCAATCTGCTATGCGGCAAAGGCTCGGAAGTCGGCAGCCATCTGGTGCAGCATCCGGAAGTCGATCAGATCGTCTTTACCGGATCGGTGCCGACCGGCCAGCGGATCCTCAAAGATGCCGCGCACCGAGCAACGCCATCGGTGATGGAGCTGGGAGGGAAATCTGCGGCGATTGCACTGAAAGATGCCAACCTGGAAACGCTGCTAAAAAGTGTGCAGGTCGGGATTTTCTTCAATGCCGGTCAGGTCTGCTCAGCGATGTCGCGCCTGTTGGTGCAACAGGAACGCTATGAGGAATTTAAAGCCGCGGTCGTGGAGATGGCGGAAGGACTGACGATCGGTCAGGGCGAGAGCCAGCCGGATCTCACGCCGCTGGTCTCTGAAGCGCAGCAAGCGCGGGTGCTGGCAATGATAGAGCAGGCCAGAGCGGAAGGGGCCAACATTCTCACCGGTGGGTACGCCCCGGAAATGTCCGGTTATTTCGTCGCCCCGACGGTGATTGAAGCGACGCCGGAGATGTCCATCGCTCAGGAAGAAGTGTTTGGCCCGGTGTTGGTGATCACCCCGTTTGAGACCGAACAACAAGCTGTGGCGATTGCCAATGGCACTGAGTTTGGATTGGTGGCCGGGGTGTTCGGTGAAAATCTGAGCCAGACCCTGCGGGTGGCGCAACAGCTGCGCGGCGGACAGGTGTTCATCAACGAATGGTTTGCCGGTGGCATCGAAACTCCGTTTGGCGGTGTCGGGCTGTCCGGGTTTGGCCGCGAGAAAGGGCAGGAAGCGATTTACAGCTATGTTCATACCCGAAACATCGCGATTCGCTTACAGCACGAAAGTAACGAGTAG